One window of Burkholderiales bacterium genomic DNA carries:
- the rdgB gene encoding RdgB/HAM1 family non-canonical purine NTP pyrophosphatase, with the protein MKTLVIATSNAGKLREFREMLSPIGYEIVPQGELGIPDAEEPHETFVENALVKARHASRIARLPAFADDSGICVAALGGEPGVHSARYAGEPRPGESHERDAQDARNNAQLLQALADKADRRAHYYCVIVLVRHADDPEPLIAEGRWHGEVVREPRGSNGFGYDPYFRVPAYGRTAAELTPDEKNAVSHRGQALRELMARLIELPNWI; encoded by the coding sequence ATGAAAACCCTCGTAATTGCGACCAGTAACGCCGGCAAGCTGCGCGAGTTCCGCGAGATGCTCTCGCCGATCGGCTACGAGATCGTGCCGCAGGGCGAGCTCGGGATACCCGATGCCGAAGAGCCGCACGAGACGTTCGTCGAGAACGCGCTGGTCAAGGCGCGCCACGCGAGCCGCATCGCGCGCTTGCCGGCGTTCGCCGACGACTCGGGGATCTGCGTCGCGGCGCTCGGCGGCGAGCCCGGCGTGCATTCGGCGCGCTACGCGGGCGAGCCGCGGCCGGGCGAGTCGCACGAGCGCGACGCGCAGGACGCGCGCAACAACGCCCAGCTCCTGCAGGCGCTTGCGGACAAGGCCGATCGCCGCGCGCACTACTACTGCGTGATCGTGCTCGTGCGTCATGCCGACGATCCCGAGCCGCTCATCGCCGAAGGGCGCTGGCACGGCGAGGTCGTGCGCGAGCCTCGCGGCTCCAACGGTTTCGGCTACGACCCGTACTTCCGCGTTCCCGCCTATGGCCGCACGGCAGCGGAGCTCACGCCGGACGAGAAGAACGCGGTGAGCCATCGCGGGCAGGCGCTGCGCGAGCTCATGGCGCGCCTGATCGAGCTGCCCAACTGGATATGA
- a CDS encoding YicC/YloC family endoribonuclease: protein MIYSMTGYAVASRELENAVLNLELRSVNHRYLDIQFRLPDELRAIESTLRETLTARLNRGKIECRISYTPIPGRKGLDVDHDLLTQLVALNARVREALPDAQSLSAADVLRWPGMLGAESLDIDELRKVCLALLDQVLEDFTNTRGREGEKLKAILLERAKAVEGRLADVAPRMPQVIAAFQEKLATRLKEALANADEDRIRQEVVLFANKIDVDEELTRLTTHIAELRRILDKGGAVGKRLDFLMQELNREANTLGSKAADVTVTQVSMELKLLIEQMREQIQNIE from the coding sequence ATGATCTACAGCATGACCGGCTATGCGGTTGCATCGCGCGAGCTCGAGAACGCGGTGCTCAACCTCGAGCTGCGCAGCGTCAACCACCGCTATCTCGACATCCAGTTCAGGCTGCCCGACGAGCTGCGCGCCATCGAATCGACCTTGCGCGAGACGCTCACCGCGCGCCTGAACCGCGGCAAGATCGAGTGCCGGATCTCGTACACGCCGATTCCCGGCCGCAAGGGACTCGACGTCGATCACGATCTCCTGACACAGCTCGTCGCGCTGAACGCGCGGGTGCGCGAAGCGCTGCCCGACGCGCAGAGCCTGTCGGCCGCCGACGTTCTGCGCTGGCCGGGGATGCTCGGCGCCGAAAGCCTCGATATCGACGAGCTGCGCAAAGTGTGCCTGGCGCTGCTCGACCAGGTGCTGGAAGACTTCACCAACACCCGCGGCCGCGAAGGCGAGAAGCTCAAGGCGATCCTGCTCGAGCGCGCGAAAGCGGTCGAAGGGCGGCTCGCCGACGTCGCCCCCCGCATGCCGCAGGTGATCGCGGCGTTTCAGGAAAAGCTCGCGACGCGCCTCAAGGAAGCGCTGGCCAATGCCGATGAAGATCGTATCCGGCAGGAAGTCGTGCTCTTCGCCAACAAGATCGACGTCGACGAGGAGCTCACGCGCCTGACCACCCATATCGCCGAGCTGCGCCGCATCCTCGATAAAGGCGGCGCGGTCGGCAAGCGGCTCGATTTCCTGATGCAGGAGCTCAACCGCGAGGCGAACACGCTGGGGTCCAAAGCCGCGGACGTGACGGTGACTCAGGTTTCCATGGAGCTCAAGCTGCTCATCGAGCAGATGCGGGAGCAGATCCAGAACATCGAATGA
- a CDS encoding sigma 54-interacting transcriptional regulator, with protein MNTQVRPSILVVDDDPDLLRLMQIRLSAAGYAVTTAESAERALAQLAVARPRVVVTDLRMSGMDGMALFQSIQSQNPALPVIILTAHGTIPDAVSAVKSGLFGYLTKPFEAKALLTEIERALSLGRAPAEGAPDSGDETWRKGIITRNPAMEEVLSKARLVADSDASVFIYGESGTGKELMARAIHNASRRRAQAFVAINCGAIPEQLLESELFGHVKGSFTGAVRDHKGLFQTANKGTLFLDEIGDMPVPLQVKLLRVLQERTVRPVGSTESFEVDVRVVSATHRNIEAEMAAGNFRDDLYYRLNVVALHLPSLSERREDIPLLANHFLGQIAEKYSRNISGFAPEAIEALVSASWPGNVRQLYNVVEQAVALATTPLIPATLVQTAIQHQQSEFASFEDARRKFEREYLAQILRITEGNVTQAARLAKRNRTEFYKLLQRHQLDPKLFKEARKQQQPQ; from the coding sequence ATGAACACCCAAGTCCGTCCCAGCATTCTCGTCGTCGACGACGACCCCGATCTCCTGCGCCTGATGCAGATCCGACTCTCGGCCGCGGGTTACGCGGTCACGACCGCCGAATCCGCGGAGCGTGCGCTCGCGCAGCTCGCGGTGGCGCGCCCGCGCGTGGTGGTCACCGACCTGCGGATGAGCGGCATGGACGGCATGGCGCTGTTCCAGTCGATCCAGAGCCAGAACCCGGCGCTGCCGGTGATCATCCTCACCGCGCACGGGACGATTCCCGACGCGGTATCGGCGGTGAAGAGCGGCCTCTTCGGCTATCTCACCAAGCCTTTCGAGGCGAAAGCGCTGCTGACCGAGATCGAGCGCGCGCTGTCGCTCGGACGCGCGCCCGCCGAAGGCGCGCCCGACAGCGGCGACGAGACGTGGCGCAAGGGAATCATCACGCGCAACCCGGCGATGGAGGAGGTGCTGTCGAAAGCGCGCCTCGTCGCCGACAGCGACGCCTCGGTCTTCATCTACGGCGAATCCGGCACCGGCAAGGAGCTGATGGCGCGCGCGATCCACAACGCGAGCCGCCGCCGCGCCCAGGCCTTCGTCGCGATCAACTGCGGCGCGATCCCCGAGCAGCTCCTCGAGTCCGAGCTCTTCGGCCACGTCAAAGGCTCGTTCACCGGCGCGGTGCGCGACCACAAAGGGCTCTTCCAGACCGCGAACAAGGGCACGCTCTTCCTCGACGAGATCGGCGACATGCCGGTGCCGCTGCAGGTGAAGCTGCTGCGCGTATTGCAGGAGCGCACGGTGCGGCCGGTCGGCTCGACCGAAAGCTTCGAGGTCGACGTGCGGGTGGTCTCGGCGACTCACCGCAACATCGAAGCGGAGATGGCGGCGGGGAACTTCCGCGACGACCTCTATTACCGGCTCAACGTCGTGGCGCTGCACCTGCCTTCGCTGTCGGAGCGCCGCGAGGACATCCCGCTGCTCGCGAACCACTTCCTCGGCCAGATCGCGGAGAAGTACAGCCGCAACATCAGCGGCTTCGCGCCCGAGGCGATCGAGGCGCTGGTCTCCGCCTCGTGGCCGGGCAACGTGCGCCAGCTCTACAACGTGGTCGAGCAGGCCGTGGCGCTCGCGACCACGCCGCTCATCCCGGCGACGCTGGTGCAGACTGCGATCCAGCATCAGCAGAGCGAATTCGCGTCGTTCGAAGACGCGCGGCGCAAGTTCGAGCGCGAGTATCTCGCGCAGATCCTGCGGATCACCGAAGGCAACGTGACCCAGGCGGCGCGGCTCGCCAAACGCAACCGGACCGAGTTCTACAAGCTGCTCCAGCGTCACCAGCTCGATCCCAAGCTGTTCAAGGAAGCGCGCAAGCAGCAACAGCCGCAGTAA
- a CDS encoding tripartite tricarboxylate transporter substrate binding protein: MKRSTFVAAALALLPLAAASQQFPQRPVRVVVPLTPASGADIAGRIVGRQLGEIWKQTVLVDNRPGAGGQIGTQIVVRSAPDGYTLLVQSSSHTVNPSIYKNLPYDSLKDLADVALLGSTPYAMVTAPNGPYRPLKALIDAAKAKPGELPFASAGVGTSTHLTGEYFAQAAGVKLIHVPFKGSAEALQDVAAGRVAFYMAPVNTSIGLIKDNRVAVLGVANARRISMLPNVPTIAEQGLPGFEMEVWFGAWAPSATPRPVLQRIASDIKAALASPEVRDQYAKLGIEPGTLFLGEFAKFVRAEMAKYEKVVKRADIQPM, translated from the coding sequence GTGAAACGAAGCACGTTCGTCGCCGCCGCGCTCGCGCTGTTGCCGCTGGCAGCCGCGTCGCAGCAGTTCCCGCAGCGCCCCGTGCGCGTCGTGGTTCCGCTCACGCCGGCGTCGGGCGCCGACATCGCCGGCCGCATCGTCGGCAGGCAGCTCGGCGAGATCTGGAAGCAGACCGTGCTCGTCGACAACCGTCCCGGCGCGGGCGGGCAGATCGGCACGCAGATCGTCGTGCGCTCGGCGCCCGACGGCTATACGCTGCTCGTGCAGTCCTCCTCGCACACGGTCAATCCTTCGATCTACAAGAACCTGCCTTACGATTCGTTGAAAGACCTCGCCGACGTCGCGCTGCTCGGTTCGACGCCTTATGCGATGGTGACCGCGCCGAACGGTCCATACCGTCCGCTGAAAGCGCTGATCGATGCGGCCAAGGCAAAGCCCGGCGAGCTTCCGTTCGCCTCGGCGGGGGTGGGCACCTCGACCCACCTCACCGGCGAATACTTCGCGCAGGCGGCGGGCGTGAAGCTGATCCACGTGCCTTTCAAGGGATCGGCCGAGGCGCTGCAGGACGTCGCCGCCGGCCGCGTCGCGTTCTACATGGCGCCGGTCAACACGTCGATCGGGCTCATCAAGGACAATCGCGTCGCGGTGCTCGGTGTCGCCAACGCCAGGCGGATCAGCATGCTGCCCAACGTGCCCACGATCGCGGAGCAGGGCCTGCCCGGCTTCGAGATGGAGGTCTGGTTCGGCGCGTGGGCGCCGTCCGCGACGCCGCGGCCGGTGCTGCAAAGAATCGCGAGCGACATCAAGGCCGCGCTGGCGTCGCCGGAGGTGCGAGACCAGTACGCGAAGCTCGGCATCGAGCCCGGCACGCTCTTTCTCGGCGAGTTCGCGAAGTTCGTCCGCGCCGAGATGGCAAAGTACGAGAAAGTGGTCAAGCGCGCCGACATCCAGCCGATGTGA
- the hemW gene encoding radical SAM family heme chaperone HemW, which produces MSAQVQGLAVARGPRFKALPPLSLYIHVPWCVRKCPYCDFNSHEARGGVPEERYVAALTADLDAALPLVWGRRFYTIFFGGGTPSLLSAEAIDAILSAVRARVPLAVDAEITLEANPGTFEAERFAGFRRAGVNRLSIGIQSFNPRHLEALGRIHDGEQAHAAIGHARETFDNFNLDLMYALPGQTPDEARADLATAIACAPPHLSLYHLTIEPNTYFHRYPPSVPDDDTAAAMQDSAASALREAGYEHYETSAYAKPGLRSRHNLNYWTFGDYLGIGAGAHSKLSFPDRIVRQARYRQPREYMDRALEGSALQTDTPVAADDIAFEFMMNALRLNQGFAVSLFEERTGMPLTPVLPKLDEAERRGLIERDHRHIAPTELGRRFLNDLLQIFLPA; this is translated from the coding sequence GTGAGCGCGCAGGTACAGGGCCTGGCGGTCGCCCGCGGTCCGCGCTTCAAGGCGCTGCCGCCTCTCTCGCTGTACATCCACGTGCCGTGGTGCGTGCGCAAGTGTCCCTATTGCGACTTCAACTCGCACGAAGCGCGCGGCGGCGTGCCCGAGGAGCGCTACGTCGCGGCGCTCACCGCCGATCTCGACGCCGCATTGCCGCTCGTGTGGGGACGGCGCTTCTACACGATCTTCTTCGGCGGCGGCACGCCGAGCCTCCTGTCGGCCGAAGCGATCGACGCGATCCTTTCGGCGGTGCGCGCGAGGGTGCCGCTCGCGGTCGACGCCGAGATCACCCTCGAAGCGAATCCCGGAACGTTCGAAGCGGAGAGGTTCGCGGGCTTTCGCCGCGCCGGCGTGAACCGGCTGTCGATCGGCATCCAGAGCTTCAATCCGCGGCATCTCGAGGCGCTGGGCCGCATTCACGACGGCGAGCAGGCGCACGCCGCGATCGGACACGCGCGCGAGACGTTCGACAACTTCAACCTCGACCTCATGTACGCGCTGCCCGGACAGACGCCGGACGAAGCGCGCGCAGACCTGGCGACCGCGATCGCCTGCGCGCCGCCGCATCTGTCGCTCTATCACCTGACGATAGAGCCCAATACCTACTTCCATCGCTACCCGCCTTCGGTACCGGATGACGACACCGCGGCGGCGATGCAGGACTCGGCCGCGTCCGCCCTGCGCGAGGCGGGCTACGAGCACTACGAGACGTCGGCGTATGCCAAGCCCGGCCTGCGCTCTCGGCACAATCTCAACTACTGGACCTTCGGCGATTACCTCGGCATCGGCGCCGGCGCGCACAGCAAGCTGTCGTTCCCGGATCGCATCGTGCGCCAGGCGCGCTATCGCCAGCCGCGCGAATACATGGACCGCGCGCTGGAAGGATCGGCGCTGCAGACCGACACGCCGGTCGCAGCGGACGACATCGCGTTCGAGTTCATGATGAACGCCCTGCGGCTGAACCAGGGTTTCGCGGTATCGCTGTTCGAAGAGCGTACGGGAATGCCGCTCACGCCCGTACTCCCGAAGCTCGATGAAGCCGAGCGCCGCGGCCTGATCGAGCGCGACCATCGGCACATCGCCCCGACCGAGCTCGGCCGGCGATTCCTCAACGACCTTCTCCAGATCTTCCTGCCGGCTTGA
- a CDS encoding bifunctional (p)ppGpp synthetase/guanosine-3',5'-bis(diphosphate) 3'-pyrophosphohydrolase, with protein sequence MPEAAELFREWSGYLKPEDLTQLESAYHFSKTAHEGQFRNSGEPYITHPLAVADILAQWHMDPQALTAALLHDVTEDTEVTKTEISRNFGRPVAELVDGVSKLDKIEFETQEKAQAENFRKMLLAMARDVRVILIKLADRLHNMRTLDAVPPEKRRRVARETIEIYAPIANRLGLNAIYQELEDLSFKHLYPDRHRVLAKAVKAARGNRREVVSKVADALRKKLKDNKVDAAVHGREKHLYSIYRKMREKHLTFAQVLDVFAFRIIVKDVASCYLALGALHSLYKPIPGKFKDYIAIPKANGYQSLHTTLFGPFGSPIEIQIRTQEMHKIAEAGVASHWLYRSSDASLSELQQKTHQWLQSLIEMQSESGDSVEFLEHLKVDLFPDEVYVFTPKGTIMALPRGATAVDFAYSVHTDIGNRCVAVKINQELMPLRTELKNGDRVEIITAAHAKPNPLWLNFVVTAKARSHIRHFVKTLHFQESVQLGERLLNQALQSFKSTVAEIKGQQWEKLLKESSAKSREHLLSDIGLGKRLSAVIARQLLSLGSLSASEAAMPGTVVIRGSEGMAVQFAKCCKPIPGDPIIGIISKGQGMVIHTHDCPVIGKSRPDPDRLLDVQWDQETRKSFEVSIKLVVANQRGVLAKVAAEISSAGSNIQNVAVDPDDGGSYTTMHFTLQVSNRLHLAQIMRALRGIPEVIRISRVKSG encoded by the coding sequence ATGCCCGAAGCTGCCGAGCTGTTCCGTGAATGGTCCGGGTATCTGAAGCCCGAGGACCTCACTCAGCTCGAATCGGCTTACCACTTCAGCAAGACTGCCCACGAAGGGCAGTTCCGCAACTCCGGCGAGCCGTACATCACCCACCCGCTCGCCGTCGCCGACATCCTCGCGCAATGGCACATGGACCCGCAGGCTTTGACTGCGGCGCTCCTGCACGACGTCACCGAGGACACCGAGGTCACCAAGACCGAGATCTCGCGCAACTTCGGCAGACCCGTCGCGGAATTGGTCGACGGCGTCTCCAAGCTCGACAAGATCGAGTTCGAGACGCAGGAGAAGGCGCAGGCCGAAAACTTCCGGAAGATGCTGCTGGCGATGGCGCGCGACGTGCGCGTCATCCTGATCAAGCTCGCCGACCGGCTGCACAACATGCGCACGCTCGACGCCGTGCCGCCCGAGAAGCGGCGGCGCGTCGCGCGCGAGACGATCGAGATCTACGCGCCCATCGCCAATCGGCTGGGCCTGAACGCGATCTACCAGGAGCTCGAAGACCTCTCGTTCAAGCACCTCTATCCCGACCGCCACCGCGTGCTCGCGAAAGCGGTCAAGGCCGCGCGCGGCAACCGCCGCGAGGTGGTGAGCAAGGTCGCCGACGCGCTCAGGAAGAAGCTCAAGGACAACAAGGTCGACGCCGCGGTGCACGGCCGCGAGAAGCACCTCTATTCGATCTACCGCAAGATGCGCGAGAAGCACCTCACTTTCGCGCAGGTGCTCGACGTCTTCGCCTTCCGCATCATCGTGAAGGACGTGGCTTCGTGCTATCTCGCCCTCGGCGCGCTGCACTCGCTCTACAAGCCGATACCGGGCAAGTTCAAGGACTACATCGCGATCCCCAAGGCGAACGGCTACCAGTCGCTGCACACCACGCTCTTCGGTCCTTTCGGCAGCCCGATCGAGATCCAGATCCGCACCCAGGAGATGCACAAGATCGCCGAGGCCGGCGTCGCGTCGCACTGGCTCTATCGCAGCTCGGATGCGTCGCTCTCGGAGCTCCAGCAGAAAACGCATCAATGGCTGCAAAGCCTGATCGAGATGCAGTCCGAATCGGGCGATTCGGTCGAGTTCCTCGAGCACCTCAAGGTCGATCTCTTCCCCGACGAAGTCTACGTCTTCACGCCCAAGGGCACGATCATGGCGCTGCCGCGCGGCGCGACCGCGGTCGATTTCGCGTATTCGGTGCACACCGACATCGGCAACCGCTGCGTCGCGGTGAAGATCAACCAGGAGCTCATGCCGCTGCGGACCGAGCTCAAGAACGGCGACCGCGTGGAGATCATCACCGCGGCGCACGCCAAGCCCAACCCGCTGTGGCTCAACTTCGTCGTCACCGCCAAGGCGCGCTCGCACATCCGGCACTTCGTGAAGACGCTGCACTTCCAGGAATCGGTGCAGCTTGGTGAGCGCTTACTCAACCAGGCGCTGCAGAGCTTCAAGTCGACCGTCGCCGAGATCAAGGGTCAGCAGTGGGAGAAGCTGCTGAAGGAATCGAGCGCGAAGTCGCGCGAGCACCTGCTCTCGGACATCGGCCTCGGCAAGCGGCTGTCGGCGGTCATCGCGCGGCAACTGCTGTCGCTCGGCAGCCTTTCCGCCAGCGAAGCGGCGATGCCCGGCACCGTGGTGATCCGCGGCTCCGAAGGCATGGCGGTGCAGTTCGCCAAGTGCTGCAAGCCGATCCCCGGCGATCCGATCATCGGCATCATCAGCAAAGGCCAGGGCATGGTGATCCACACCCACGACTGCCCGGTCATCGGCAAGAGCCGGCCCGATCCGGACCGGCTGCTCGACGTGCAGTGGGACCAGGAGACGAGAAAGTCCTTCGAGGTGTCGATCAAGCTCGTCGTCGCCAACCAGCGCGGCGTGCTCGCCAAGGTCGCGGCGGAAATCTCCAGCGCCGGCTCGAACATCCAGAACGTCGCGGTCGACCCCGACGACGGCGGAAGTTACACCACCATGCACTTCACGCTGCAGGTGAGTAATCGCTTGCACCTCGCGCAGATCATGCGGGCGCTGCGCGGGATACCCGAGGTCATCCGAATCTCCCGCGTGAAGTCCGGCTAA
- the rph gene encoding ribonuclease PH has product MRPSARLPDQMRPVRITRGFTRHAEGSVLVEFGDTRVLCTASVLERQPPHLKGTAKGWVTAEYGMLPRSTNTRTDREAARGKQSGRTQEIQRLIGRSMRAVVDLNHLGPRTIHLDCDVIQADGGTRTASITGAFVALQDAIGVLLKNKLIGASPVRDSIAAVSVGVYNGVPVLDLDYAEDSACGTDMNVVMTGSGGLVEVQGTAEGEPFTREQMNAMMALADKGIRELVAAQHDALAR; this is encoded by the coding sequence ATGCGACCCAGCGCACGCCTGCCCGATCAGATGAGACCCGTCAGGATCACGCGGGGCTTTACGCGGCACGCCGAAGGCTCGGTGCTCGTGGAGTTCGGCGACACCCGGGTGCTGTGCACCGCGAGCGTGCTCGAACGCCAACCTCCGCACCTGAAGGGCACCGCCAAAGGCTGGGTCACCGCCGAATACGGCATGCTGCCGCGCTCGACGAACACGCGCACCGACCGCGAGGCCGCGCGCGGCAAGCAGTCGGGACGCACCCAGGAGATCCAGCGGCTCATCGGACGCTCGATGCGGGCGGTTGTCGACCTCAACCACCTCGGGCCGCGCACCATCCACCTCGACTGCGACGTCATCCAGGCCGACGGCGGCACGCGCACCGCGTCGATCACCGGCGCTTTCGTGGCGCTGCAGGACGCGATCGGTGTCCTGCTGAAGAACAAGCTCATCGGCGCGTCACCGGTGCGCGATTCGATCGCCGCGGTGTCGGTCGGCGTCTATAACGGCGTGCCGGTGCTCGACCTCGATTACGCCGAAGACTCCGCGTGCGGCACCGACATGAACGTGGTGATGACCGGCAGCGGCGGGCTCGTCGAGGTCCAGGGCACGGCCGAAGGCGAGCCGTTCACGCGCGAGCAGATGAACGCGATGATGGCGCTCGCGGATAAAGGCATCCGCGAGCTCGTCGCCGCGCAGCACGATGCCTTGGCGCGCTAA
- the gmk gene encoding guanylate kinase, protein MIGALYIVSAPSGAGKTSLVSNLLGTDRFVKKSVSYTTRGMRPGEENGVHYHFVPPEEFAAMKARGEFLEHALVHGNEYGTSRRTVDRECEAGFDVLLEIDWQGAAAVRKVKSDVVSIFVLPPSIRTLEERLRRRAQDSDEIIARRVAAARGEIAHVFEFDYVIINDDFDRAAQDLISIVRAERHRLPRQRARHADLISRLTAT, encoded by the coding sequence ATGATCGGCGCGCTTTATATCGTCAGTGCGCCTTCGGGCGCCGGCAAGACCAGCCTCGTCTCGAACCTGCTCGGCACCGACCGGTTCGTGAAGAAGTCGGTGTCGTACACGACGCGCGGGATGCGGCCCGGCGAGGAGAACGGCGTGCACTACCACTTCGTCCCGCCCGAGGAATTCGCGGCGATGAAGGCGCGCGGGGAGTTCCTCGAGCACGCGCTGGTGCACGGCAACGAATACGGGACGTCGCGCCGGACGGTCGACCGCGAGTGCGAGGCGGGTTTCGACGTGCTGCTCGAGATCGACTGGCAGGGCGCGGCGGCGGTCCGCAAGGTCAAATCGGACGTGGTGTCGATCTTCGTGCTGCCGCCCTCGATCCGGACCCTCGAGGAGCGGCTGCGCCGCAGGGCCCAGGACAGCGACGAAATCATCGCCCGACGGGTCGCGGCCGCTCGCGGGGAAATCGCGCATGTATTTGAATTCGATTATGTTATTATCAACGACGACTTCGATCGCGCGGCGCAGGACCTGATCAGCATCGTCCGCGCGGAACGGCACCGGCTTCCCCGCCAGCGTGCCCGCCACGCCGACCTGATCAGCCGCCTGACCGCTACCTGA
- the rpoZ gene encoding DNA-directed RNA polymerase subunit omega, with the protein MARITVDDCLKNIPNRFEMSLAATYRARQITNGAQPMMEANRDKPTVIALREMAAGKYGSEILNKAPTTT; encoded by the coding sequence ATGGCCCGCATTACCGTTGACGATTGCCTGAAGAACATCCCGAACCGTTTCGAAATGTCGCTCGCGGCGACCTACCGCGCGCGCCAGATCACCAACGGCGCCCAGCCGATGATGGAAGCCAACCGCGACAAGCCGACCGTGATCGCGCTGCGCGAGATGGCGGCGGGCAAATACGGCAGCGAAATCCTCAACAAGGCGCCCACGACGACGTAA
- a CDS encoding tripartite tricarboxylate transporter substrate binding protein: MKRASHGLALAAAAAALAAGVAQAQQYPVKTVRFIVTYPAGGSSDAMARIIGAPLTEMWGQQVIVDSRPGAAGAIGMEYAAKQPPDGYTFLLGNFGPVVANPLLQKVNYDARKDFIAVSQITRAANILVVPIAMPVKNVKELITLCRTRPNELVYATSGPGSMSHLAGEMFKRITNVKIEAVAYKGGVQSIADLMGGHIPMMFSDAQPVMANIKHGKLRALAVTSEQRTPFTPQLPTLAEEGVKGFSASNWWGILFPTGVQRPIVEKVGNDLKVVLARQDVKDKMGELGIETVWSTPEAFGNYMDTERARWGKLIKEANIRID, translated from the coding sequence GTGAAGCGTGCATCACACGGGCTCGCCCTTGCGGCGGCCGCGGCGGCTTTGGCCGCCGGCGTAGCGCAGGCTCAGCAGTACCCCGTCAAGACCGTCAGGTTCATCGTCACGTATCCCGCGGGCGGAAGCTCCGACGCGATGGCGCGCATCATCGGGGCGCCGCTCACCGAGATGTGGGGCCAGCAGGTCATCGTCGACTCGCGTCCCGGCGCCGCGGGCGCGATCGGCATGGAGTACGCGGCGAAGCAGCCGCCCGACGGCTACACCTTCCTCCTCGGCAACTTCGGCCCGGTGGTGGCGAACCCGCTGCTGCAGAAGGTCAACTACGACGCGCGCAAGGACTTCATTGCGGTGTCGCAGATCACGCGCGCGGCCAACATCCTCGTCGTGCCGATCGCGATGCCGGTGAAGAACGTCAAGGAGCTGATCACGCTGTGCCGCACGCGCCCGAACGAGCTCGTCTACGCCACGAGCGGGCCGGGCAGCATGTCGCACCTCGCCGGCGAGATGTTCAAGCGCATCACCAACGTGAAGATCGAAGCGGTCGCCTACAAGGGCGGCGTGCAGTCCATCGCCGACCTCATGGGCGGTCACATCCCGATGATGTTCTCCGACGCGCAGCCGGTGATGGCGAACATCAAGCACGGCAAGCTGCGCGCGCTCGCGGTGACGAGCGAGCAGCGCACGCCGTTCACGCCGCAGCTCCCGACGCTCGCGGAAGAAGGCGTCAAGGGATTCTCCGCGTCGAACTGGTGGGGCATCCTGTTTCCGACCGGTGTTCAGCGCCCCATCGTCGAAAAAGTCGGCAACGATCTGAAGGTCGTGCTCGCGCGCCAGGACGTGAAGGACAAGATGGGCGAGCTCGGCATCGAGACCGTGTGGAGCACGCCCGAGGCGTTCGGGAACTACATGGATACCGAACGCGCGCGATGGGGCAAGCTGATCAAGGAAGCCAACATCCGCATCGACTGA
- a CDS encoding thiazole synthase: MKPHENLDPLVIAGKPYASRLLVGTGKYKDFAETRAAVEASGAQIVTVAIRRTNIGQNPNEPSLLDALPPSQFTMLPNTAGCYSADDAVRTLRLARELLDGHDLVKLEVLGDPKTLYPNVVETIAAAKTLVADGFKVMVYTSDDPIIARQLEEIGCVAVMPLASLIGSGMGILNPWNLQIIIENARVPVIVDAGVGTASDAAIAMELGCDAVLMNTAIATAKNPVLMGSAMKKAVEAGREAFLAGRMPKKLYASSPSSPTTGMIAPKA, translated from the coding sequence ATGAAACCTCACGAAAACCTCGACCCGCTGGTCATCGCGGGCAAGCCCTATGCGTCGCGCCTCCTCGTCGGCACCGGCAAGTACAAGGACTTCGCCGAGACGCGGGCCGCGGTCGAAGCGAGCGGCGCGCAGATCGTCACCGTCGCGATCCGTCGCACCAACATCGGCCAGAACCCGAACGAGCCGAGCCTGCTCGACGCCCTGCCGCCCTCGCAGTTCACGATGCTCCCGAACACCGCCGGCTGCTACAGCGCCGACGACGCGGTGCGCACGCTGCGCCTCGCACGCGAGCTGCTCGACGGCCACGACCTCGTCAAGCTCGAGGTGCTCGGCGATCCGAAGACGCTGTACCCCAACGTCGTCGAGACGATCGCCGCGGCGAAGACGCTCGTCGCCGACGGCTTCAAGGTGATGGTGTACACCTCCGACGATCCGATCATCGCCAGGCAGCTCGAAGAGATCGGCTGTGTCGCGGTGATGCCGCTCGCCTCGCTCATCGGCTCGGGCATGGGCATCCTGAACCCCTGGAACCTCCAGATCATCATCGAGAACGCTCGCGTGCCGGTCATCGTCGACGCAGGCGTGGGCACGGCGTCCGACGCGGCGATCGCGATGGAGCTCGGCTGCGACGCGGTGCTGATGAACACCGCCATCGCCACCGCGAAGAATCCGGTGCTGATGGGCTCGGCGATGAAGAAAGCGGTCGAAGCCGGCCGCGAAGCGTTCCTCGCGGGACGGATGCCGAAGAAGCTCTATGCCTCGTCGCCGAGCTCCCCGACCACCGGGATGATCGCGCCCAAAGCTTGA